The Sebastes umbrosus isolate fSebUmb1 chromosome 4, fSebUmb1.pri, whole genome shotgun sequence genome has a window encoding:
- the tmem263 gene encoding LOW QUALITY PROTEIN: transmembrane protein 263 (The sequence of the model RefSeq protein was modified relative to this genomic sequence to represent the inferred CDS: deleted 4 bases in 3 codons; substituted 1 base at 1 genomic stop codon): MRRRSRVPREDVPAYLDDEPAAEDDDNIKDHPQAQPGMFRQVGGGLVRCNXRSSGATVGGVTWIGGTSLELTKTTVCSVAALPGMGVGLVKGGVYAVAGGVSAVGSAVVSRVPIGGGGGKKKDKSD, from the exons ATGAGGAGGCGGAGCCGGGTGCCGAGGGAGGACGTGCCTGCATACCTCGACGATGAGCCAGCAGCTGAAG ACGACGACAACATCAAGGACCACCCGCAGGCGCAGCCGGGCATGTTTCGGCAGGTTGGCGGGGGGCTTGTACGGTGCAACTAAAGGAGCTCTGGAGCGACTGTGGGCGGCGTGACCTGGATAGGAGGAACGAGTCTGGAA CTCACCAAGACCACGGTCTGCTCGGTAGCCGCTCTGCCCGGGATGGGAGTC GGTCTGGTTAAAGGAGGAGTGTACGCCGTAGCCGGAGGAGTGAGCGCTGTCGGCTCTGCGGTGGTCAGCAGGGTTCCCatcggaggagga ggaggcaaaAAGAAGGACAAGTCTGACTGA